Proteins from one Hydrogenophaga sp. SL48 genomic window:
- a CDS encoding enoyl-CoA hydratase translates to MTPDGSTDILLHTRDQRGVHTITLNAPRSFNVLSEAMMAAFQRALDTVAADPAARVVVVGASGRAFCAGHDLKEMKARPELAYYQALFATCSKLMMSVRKLEVPVIARVHGLATAAGCQLVAQCDLAVAAQEASFGVNGIDVGLFCATPSVALSRNMGSKQAMEMLLTGDFITADEARLRGLVNRVVAADALDAEVAALVDRILSKPRDAIAMGKTLFYRQIETGMESAYQLAGQTMACNMVHDVAQEGVQAFIEKRAPHW, encoded by the coding sequence ATGACCCCAGACGGTTCCACCGACATCCTGCTTCACACCCGCGATCAACGCGGTGTGCACACCATCACGCTGAACGCGCCGCGCAGTTTCAACGTGTTGTCCGAGGCCATGATGGCGGCCTTTCAGCGCGCGCTGGACACCGTCGCGGCCGATCCGGCCGCCCGCGTGGTGGTGGTGGGCGCCAGTGGGCGCGCCTTCTGCGCCGGGCACGACCTCAAGGAGATGAAGGCGCGCCCCGAGCTGGCGTACTACCAGGCGCTGTTCGCGACCTGCTCGAAACTGATGATGAGCGTGCGCAAGCTGGAGGTGCCGGTGATCGCGCGGGTGCACGGCCTGGCGACGGCCGCCGGTTGCCAGCTGGTGGCGCAATGTGATCTGGCGGTGGCGGCGCAGGAGGCGAGTTTCGGTGTGAACGGCATCGACGTCGGCCTCTTTTGTGCCACGCCCAGCGTCGCCCTGTCGCGCAACATGGGGTCCAAGCAGGCGATGGAGATGCTGTTGACGGGGGATTTCATCACCGCCGACGAGGCCAGGCTTCGAGGGCTGGTGAACCGGGTGGTGGCTGCCGACGCGCTGGACGCCGAAGTGGCCGCCCTCGTCGACCGCATCCTGTCCAAGCCACGCGACGCCATTGCCATGGGCAAGACCCTGTTCTACCGGCAGATCGAGACCGGCATGGAGTCGGCCTACCAGCTGGCAGGCCAGACCATGGCCTGCAACATGGTGCACGACGTGGCGCAAGAAGGTGTGCAAGCCTTCATCGAGAAGCGCGCGCCGCATTGGTAG
- the mltB gene encoding lytic murein transglycosylase B, whose protein sequence is MTFNQKTLAWRTTCSALVSAAALLSAPAQATSTPTDGAPPAPIVVTSYGASPAAMAFADDLALRRGLDVDWVRQQLGAAQRLPNVIRLMTPAPSGAHKNWAAYRARFIEPVRVRAGQRFWETNREALARAETEYGVPASLIVGVIGVESIYGQHTGNFRVIDALATLAFDFPAVHPRAEARTEFFRGELEQFLSLTQRTGMDPQAVRGSYAGAMGWPQFMPSSWTKFAVDFDGDSKVDLFNSPADVIGSVANYFKAYGWQTGQPTHYPVAFDATRLDKDGLLAPDILPTFGVESFTAKGAVLEGPALQHTGKLALIELQNGDPANGGAPATYLAGTDNFYVITRYNWSSYYALAVIELGQTVQALVERQ, encoded by the coding sequence ATGACCTTCAACCAAAAAACGCTGGCCTGGCGAACAACCTGTTCTGCACTCGTCAGCGCTGCGGCGTTGCTGAGTGCGCCCGCTCAAGCCACATCCACCCCCACCGACGGCGCACCACCCGCCCCGATCGTGGTGACCAGCTATGGTGCTTCGCCCGCCGCCATGGCCTTCGCCGACGATCTCGCGCTGCGGCGCGGGCTGGATGTGGACTGGGTGCGGCAACAGCTCGGCGCGGCACAACGCCTGCCCAACGTGATCCGCCTGATGACACCGGCCCCGAGTGGCGCCCACAAGAACTGGGCGGCCTACCGTGCCCGCTTCATCGAGCCCGTCCGCGTGCGCGCCGGCCAGCGCTTCTGGGAAACAAACCGCGAGGCCCTGGCCCGGGCCGAAACCGAGTACGGCGTGCCCGCGAGCCTGATCGTCGGGGTGATCGGCGTCGAATCGATCTACGGCCAGCACACCGGCAACTTCCGCGTGATCGACGCACTGGCCACCCTGGCCTTCGACTTCCCCGCCGTGCACCCCCGCGCCGAAGCCCGGACCGAGTTTTTCCGGGGCGAGCTGGAGCAGTTCCTGAGCCTCACCCAGCGCACCGGCATGGACCCTCAGGCGGTGCGCGGCAGCTACGCCGGCGCCATGGGCTGGCCACAGTTCATGCCCAGCAGCTGGACCAAGTTCGCCGTTGATTTCGACGGCGACAGCAAGGTCGACCTCTTCAACAGCCCCGCCGACGTGATCGGCTCCGTGGCCAACTACTTCAAGGCCTACGGCTGGCAGACCGGCCAGCCCACGCACTACCCCGTCGCATTCGATGCGACACGGCTCGACAAGGACGGCCTGCTCGCCCCCGACATCCTGCCCACGTTCGGGGTCGAGAGCTTCACCGCCAAAGGGGCGGTGCTCGAAGGCCCCGCCCTGCAACACACCGGCAAGCTGGCGCTGATCGAGCTGCAGAACGGCGACCCCGCCAACGGCGGCGCCCCGGCCACCTACCTCGCGGGCACCGACAACTTCTATGTGATCACGCGCTACAACTGGAGCAGCTACTACGCGCTGGCGGTGATTGAATTGGGGCAAACCGTGCAGGCCTTGGTGGAACGCCAGTAG
- a CDS encoding mechanosensitive ion channel family protein — translation MTSSVTLTPTPPPIDDLQGWLAGFTEPTVGAELAALAACVILAWGLTAVMRRALGMKDEKSSVLFGHRLFDGVMFPLLLLTLAYIARTLLSQQLPLAVFRVAIPVLVSLVAIRVGVKVLQVAFPLATWIKPLERTISWVAWGAMVLWVSGLLPVVLNELDQITWKIGGSVLSLRTLIEGALTASAVLILSLWVSAAIESRLLRSAVGGDLSLRKAVSNAMRALLMFLGLIIALTTVGIDLTALSVLGGAIGVGIGFGLQKLAANYVSGFVILAERSMRIGDNVKVDNFEGRISDIKARYTLIRSTTGRESIVPNEILITNRVENLSLADARVWQSTVVSVAYDSDVDLVRRLLTDAALAQPRVMRDPAPSAALSAFGADGLEFTLGYWIADPENGQLNLRSDINMAILKSLRGNGIEIPYPQRIVHMKPGPAPEPRA, via the coding sequence ATGACTTCCTCCGTGACTCTCACCCCCACCCCGCCGCCCATTGACGACCTTCAGGGCTGGCTCGCCGGCTTCACCGAACCCACGGTCGGTGCCGAACTGGCCGCACTGGCCGCGTGCGTGATCCTGGCCTGGGGGCTCACTGCCGTGATGCGGCGTGCCCTGGGCATGAAGGATGAGAAGAGTTCGGTGCTGTTTGGCCACCGCCTGTTCGATGGCGTGATGTTCCCGCTGTTGCTGCTCACGCTCGCCTACATCGCGCGCACCCTGTTGTCCCAGCAGCTGCCGCTCGCCGTTTTCAGGGTGGCGATTCCGGTGCTGGTGTCGCTGGTGGCGATCCGTGTGGGCGTGAAGGTGTTGCAGGTGGCGTTTCCCCTGGCCACCTGGATCAAGCCGCTGGAGCGCACGATCTCCTGGGTGGCCTGGGGCGCCATGGTGCTGTGGGTCAGCGGGCTGCTGCCGGTGGTGCTCAACGAACTGGACCAGATCACCTGGAAGATCGGTGGCTCGGTGCTCAGCCTGCGCACGCTGATCGAGGGCGCACTGACCGCCAGTGCCGTGCTCATCCTCAGCCTCTGGGTGTCCGCTGCGATCGAGAGCCGCCTGTTGCGATCGGCCGTGGGTGGTGATCTCTCGCTGCGCAAGGCGGTGAGCAACGCCATGCGCGCACTGCTCATGTTCCTGGGCCTGATCATTGCGCTGACCACCGTGGGCATCGACCTGACCGCGCTGTCGGTGCTCGGTGGCGCGATCGGTGTGGGCATCGGCTTCGGCCTGCAGAAGCTGGCGGCCAACTACGTGAGTGGCTTCGTGATTCTGGCCGAGCGCAGCATGCGCATCGGCGACAACGTGAAGGTGGACAACTTCGAGGGGCGAATCAGCGACATCAAGGCGCGCTACACCCTGATCCGCTCCACCACCGGGCGCGAGTCCATCGTGCCCAACGAAATCCTGATCACCAACCGGGTCGAAAACCTGTCGCTGGCCGATGCGCGGGTGTGGCAGTCCACCGTGGTGTCGGTGGCCTATGACAGCGATGTGGACCTGGTGCGGCGCCTGCTCACCGATGCGGCGCTCGCCCAGCCGCGCGTGATGCGCGATCCAGCGCCGAGCGCGGCCCTTTCGGCCTTCGGCGCCGACGGCCTGGAGTTCACGCTCGGTTACTGGATTGCCGACCCGGAAAACGGGCAGCTCAACCTGCGTTCCGACATCAACATGGCGATCCTCAAATCGCTGCGGGGCAACGGGATCGAGATCCCGTACCCGCAGCGCATCGTGCACATGAAGCCCGGCCCGGCGCCTGAACCCCGCGCCTGA
- a CDS encoding transglutaminase family protein, with amino-acid sequence MKLVIHHNTLYRYSQPLLYTVQTLHLWPVSSACQTVEYWEIRTPGTLHPQPDTEGNRVHSFSLVARPEQNLRENSISAMGTVVTHGVAEFTDPPTLPHPSFYLRSTPLAEPHPRMALWAMQTVPSLMAARARGELPGVADLVALASAVADKVQYRKGSTGVETTALEAFDWELGVCQDQAHVMVAVCRSIGLPARYVSGYFYAANEPDLASHAWADVCLDPATRRWISLDVTHRCPTDQRHTRLAAATDYTACLPIKGLRRGGGEESMDVDIRIGPWA; translated from the coding sequence ATGAAACTGGTCATCCACCACAACACCCTCTACCGCTACAGCCAGCCGCTGCTCTACACGGTGCAGACCCTGCACCTGTGGCCCGTCAGCAGCGCCTGCCAGACGGTGGAGTACTGGGAGATCCGCACCCCCGGCACGCTGCACCCGCAGCCCGACACCGAAGGCAACCGCGTGCACAGCTTCAGCCTCGTGGCCCGGCCCGAGCAGAACCTGCGCGAGAACAGCATCTCGGCCATGGGCACGGTGGTGACCCACGGCGTGGCCGAGTTCACCGACCCGCCGACACTGCCGCACCCCTCGTTTTACCTGCGCTCCACACCGCTGGCTGAGCCGCACCCGCGCATGGCCCTGTGGGCCATGCAGACCGTGCCCTCGCTGATGGCGGCGCGCGCGCGCGGTGAGCTGCCCGGCGTGGCCGACCTCGTGGCCCTGGCCAGCGCCGTGGCGGACAAGGTGCAGTACCGCAAGGGCAGCACCGGCGTGGAGACCACCGCGCTCGAAGCGTTCGACTGGGAGCTCGGTGTGTGCCAGGACCAGGCCCATGTGATGGTGGCCGTGTGCCGCAGCATCGGCCTGCCGGCGCGTTACGTGAGCGGCTATTTCTACGCGGCCAACGAACCCGACCTCGCCAGCCACGCCTGGGCCGACGTGTGCCTGGACCCGGCCACGCGCCGCTGGATCAGCCTCGACGTCACGCACCGCTGCCCCACCGATCAGCGCCACACCCGCCTGGCCGCCGCCACCGACTACACCGCCTGCTTGCCGATCAAGGGGCTGCGCCGCGGCGGGGGCGAAGAAAGCATGGACGTGGACATCCGGATCGGACCCTGGGCTTGA
- a CDS encoding transglutaminase family protein, which yields MKQLLRPFVSFPFHPGSSLPRDTRDTLFLLAVIAWVVFMQIGHIPWWCTALTAGVLVWRGVLTLRGRPLPGWRWRIGLLALTLVATWLTHRTLLGRDAGVTLIVVLLALKTLELRARRDAFVVFFLGFFTLLTHFFYSQSLLTAAGILIALLGLLTALVNAHMPVGRPPLAQAARIAAGMAALGAPIMLVAFMLFPRLSPLWGVPGDGMEGRSGLSGKMRVGQIAELVLDDRVAFRVRFDGAPPPQRDLYFRGPVLTDFDGVEWKPLRSAFPPHMELQADLAVSGEPIRYEVTMEPHQRPWVFLLEAADKPPELPGMRAFMTPELQWFTRRPMTELVRYRAEAYTRFRHGPLEPALALQDQIQLPAGFNPRTLELAQQLRREHGTGPASSAALIRAAMERLRTGGYTYTLDPGIYGQHTADEFWFDRREGFCEHIASSFVILMRALDIPARIVTGYQGGELNGVDRYWTVRQRDAHAWAEVWLQGQGWVRVDPTSAVAPGRTGSLDRLRAPQGAIASAIGAIDPGTAQRLREVWEAINNGWNQWVLNYTQGKQLDLLKNLGFESPSWTDLAYVLIGVVVLVSLVGAGWTLWERQQHDPWLRLLARSRQRLQGLGLDAGAHHTPRELARWAREHLGDTGFTQTLGAWLLRLEAQRYAAHSPDTLAALQAEFRTMAWPKKDTR from the coding sequence ATGAAACAACTCCTGCGCCCCTTCGTGTCGTTTCCCTTTCATCCGGGCTCGTCCCTGCCCCGGGACACGCGCGACACCCTCTTCCTGCTCGCCGTCATCGCCTGGGTGGTGTTCATGCAGATCGGCCACATTCCCTGGTGGTGCACGGCGCTCACGGCCGGGGTGCTGGTCTGGCGCGGCGTGCTGACACTGCGCGGGCGGCCGCTACCGGGCTGGCGCTGGCGCATCGGCCTGCTCGCGCTGACGCTGGTGGCGACCTGGCTCACGCACCGCACCCTGCTCGGGCGAGATGCCGGCGTGACACTGATCGTGGTGCTGCTGGCGCTCAAGACACTGGAACTGCGCGCGCGGCGCGACGCTTTCGTGGTGTTCTTCCTCGGGTTCTTCACCCTGCTGACCCACTTCTTCTACTCCCAGTCGCTGCTCACGGCGGCCGGCATCCTGATCGCGCTGCTGGGCCTGCTCACCGCGCTGGTCAACGCCCACATGCCCGTGGGCCGGCCCCCGCTCGCGCAGGCCGCTCGCATCGCCGCGGGCATGGCCGCCCTGGGCGCGCCCATCATGCTGGTGGCTTTCATGCTGTTCCCCCGCCTGTCACCGCTCTGGGGCGTGCCGGGTGACGGCATGGAAGGCCGCAGCGGCCTCTCCGGCAAGATGCGCGTGGGCCAGATCGCCGAGCTGGTGCTGGACGACCGGGTCGCGTTTCGCGTGCGCTTCGATGGTGCGCCGCCGCCGCAGCGGGACCTGTATTTCAGAGGCCCCGTGCTCACCGATTTCGACGGTGTGGAGTGGAAACCGCTGCGCTCGGCCTTTCCACCCCACATGGAGCTGCAGGCCGATCTGGCTGTGAGCGGCGAGCCCATCCGCTACGAAGTCACGATGGAGCCGCACCAGCGACCCTGGGTGTTCCTGCTGGAAGCGGCGGACAAGCCGCCCGAACTGCCCGGCATGCGCGCCTTCATGACACCCGAGCTGCAGTGGTTCACCCGGCGGCCCATGACCGAGCTGGTGCGCTACCGCGCCGAGGCCTACACCCGGTTCCGCCACGGGCCACTGGAACCGGCCCTGGCGCTGCAGGACCAGATTCAACTGCCCGCCGGCTTCAATCCGCGCACGCTCGAGCTGGCGCAGCAGCTGCGGCGCGAACACGGCACCGGCCCGGCATCGTCGGCGGCACTGATCCGGGCCGCCATGGAGCGCCTGCGCACCGGCGGCTACACCTACACCCTGGACCCGGGGATCTACGGGCAACACACGGCGGACGAGTTCTGGTTCGACCGCCGTGAGGGTTTCTGCGAACACATCGCGTCCAGCTTCGTGATCCTGATGCGCGCCCTCGACATCCCCGCGCGCATCGTCACGGGTTACCAGGGCGGCGAGCTCAACGGCGTCGATCGATACTGGACCGTGCGCCAGCGCGACGCCCACGCCTGGGCCGAGGTCTGGTTGCAAGGCCAGGGCTGGGTGCGGGTCGACCCGACCTCGGCGGTGGCGCCGGGCCGCACCGGTTCGCTGGACCGGCTGCGTGCGCCGCAAGGCGCCATTGCCTCCGCCATCGGCGCCATCGACCCGGGCACGGCCCAGCGCCTGCGCGAGGTCTGGGAAGCCATCAACAACGGCTGGAACCAGTGGGTGCTCAACTACACCCAGGGCAAGCAGCTGGACCTGCTGAAGAACCTCGGCTTCGAGTCGCCCAGCTGGACCGACCTGGCTTATGTGCTGATCGGGGTGGTGGTGCTGGTGAGCCTCGTCGGTGCCGGCTGGACGCTGTGGGAACGTCAGCAACACGACCCCTGGCTGCGCCTGCTCGCGCGCAGCCGGCAACGGCTGCAAGGCCTGGGGCTTGATGCCGGCGCCCACCACACCCCCCGCGAACTGGCGCGGTGGGCGCGGGAGCACCTGGGCGACACCGGTTTCACGCAAACCCTGGGCGCGTGGCTGCTGCGGCTGGAAGCCCAGCGCTACGCCGCGCACAGCCCCGACACCCTCGCCGCCTTGCAGGCCGAGTTCCGGACCATGGCATGGCCCAAGAAAGACACACGGTGA
- a CDS encoding AAA family ATPase: MHADSKIQQLLTQLNTVIVGKSAQVSDCVACLLAGGHLLIEDVPGVGKTTLAHALSRSFGLQFSRVQFTADLMPSDLVGVSIYERGREAFVFHPGPVFAQVLLADEINRASPKTQSALLEAMEEKQVTVEGETRALPEPFFVIATQNPHDQLGTYALPESQLDRFHMRLSLGYPDRAAERELLRGADRRDMIEHMAPVLTPADLARLQATVQAVHTADPVLEYLQDLVAATRSGRWFAQGLSPRAALAVVRSAKAQAFLSGRDYVAPDDIAAILPQTVAHRMVPVSDAGRGSVEQVRAMIEAVPLP; the protein is encoded by the coding sequence ATGCACGCCGACTCGAAAATTCAGCAGCTTTTGACCCAGCTTAACACGGTCATTGTGGGCAAAAGTGCCCAGGTTTCCGACTGCGTGGCCTGCCTTTTGGCTGGTGGCCACCTGCTCATCGAAGACGTGCCCGGCGTCGGCAAAACCACGCTCGCGCACGCCCTCTCGCGCTCCTTCGGCCTGCAGTTTTCGCGCGTGCAGTTCACCGCCGACCTGATGCCCAGCGACCTGGTCGGCGTGTCGATCTACGAGCGCGGTCGCGAGGCCTTCGTGTTCCACCCAGGCCCCGTGTTTGCGCAGGTGCTGCTGGCCGACGAGATCAACCGCGCCAGCCCCAAGACGCAGAGCGCGCTGCTCGAAGCCATGGAGGAAAAACAGGTCACGGTCGAGGGCGAAACGCGCGCCCTGCCCGAACCGTTTTTCGTGATCGCGACGCAGAACCCGCACGACCAGCTCGGCACCTATGCCCTGCCCGAATCGCAGCTCGACCGGTTCCACATGCGCCTCTCGCTCGGCTACCCCGACCGGGCCGCCGAGCGCGAGCTGCTGCGCGGCGCCGACCGGCGCGACATGATCGAACACATGGCGCCGGTGCTCACCCCCGCCGATCTGGCACGGTTGCAGGCCACGGTGCAGGCGGTGCACACCGCCGATCCGGTGCTGGAGTACCTGCAGGACCTCGTGGCCGCCACCCGCTCGGGCCGCTGGTTCGCGCAGGGTCTGTCACCTCGTGCCGCGCTGGCCGTGGTGCGCTCGGCCAAGGCGCAGGCCTTCCTGTCGGGTCGCGACTACGTGGCGCCGGACGACATCGCCGCCATCCTGCCGCAGACCGTGGCGCACCGCATGGTTCCGGTGAGCGACGCCGGACGGGGCTCGGTCGAGCAGGTGCGCGCCATGATCGAGGCCGTGCCGCTGCCGTGA
- a CDS encoding class I SAM-dependent methyltransferase has translation MLKQVLKRLPGLRGLAAELHDLRIRLEQSHARELAGQAEMARLRDALSAAEARARALQLCGQSSDLDDAFLTEAAERAPAFCGHSVVWPWIKEHINRPGLEVLEIGSRLVVSRALWKDYLPDVNYTGFDFMDGPNVDVVGDAHKLATYLPGRQFDFVLSCAVFEHLTCPWLVAEEIAKVLRVGGKAYIETHFSFSEHETPWHFFQFNSRGLEQLFHPRLGFRVLDSGLSTPIIGRFARGSQGYLLDQPVNNLYCHAEIVVEKVGEPEPGFSWRDVAEDLLVSSSYPAPA, from the coding sequence ATGTTGAAGCAAGTATTGAAACGCCTGCCGGGCTTGCGCGGGCTTGCCGCCGAGCTGCACGACCTGCGGATTCGCCTGGAACAAAGCCATGCGCGCGAGCTGGCGGGGCAGGCAGAGATGGCGCGGTTGCGCGACGCCCTGAGCGCCGCCGAAGCGCGCGCGCGCGCGCTGCAGCTCTGTGGCCAGAGTTCCGATCTGGACGACGCCTTTCTGACGGAAGCCGCCGAGCGGGCGCCCGCGTTTTGCGGGCACAGTGTGGTGTGGCCCTGGATCAAGGAGCACATCAACCGCCCGGGCCTGGAGGTGCTGGAGATCGGGTCTCGCCTGGTCGTGAGCCGTGCGCTCTGGAAGGACTACCTTCCCGACGTGAACTACACCGGCTTCGATTTCATGGACGGTCCCAACGTCGATGTCGTGGGGGATGCCCACAAGCTCGCGACGTACCTGCCGGGCCGGCAGTTCGACTTTGTCTTGTCCTGTGCGGTGTTCGAGCACCTGACCTGCCCCTGGCTGGTGGCGGAGGAGATTGCCAAGGTGCTGCGTGTGGGGGGCAAGGCCTACATCGAGACGCATTTTTCGTTCTCCGAGCACGAAACGCCCTGGCATTTCTTCCAGTTCAACAGCCGGGGCCTTGAGCAGCTGTTTCATCCGCGCCTGGGCTTCAGGGTGCTCGACAGCGGGCTGTCGACCCCCATCATTGGCCGTTTCGCCCGCGGGAGCCAGGGCTACCTGCTGGACCAGCCAGTCAACAACCTCTATTGCCATGCGGAGATCGTGGTCGAGAAGGTGGGGGAGCCCGAGCCCGGGTTCTCGTGGCGCGATGTGGCCGAGGACCTGCTGGTGAGCAGTTCCTACCCCGCGCCAGCCTGA
- a CDS encoding histone deacetylase family protein, whose product MSQATGYFTHKDCWRHEMGNGHPECPARLDAIEDRLLITGLDTALERREATAASLTDLELAHGRMHLAAIRGLSDGLRDDIAAGGPTHAQIDPDTSINIHSWDAILMAAGAAIDATDAVLAGEMVNAFCAVRPPGHHAMRHQAMGFCFVNNVAVAAKYALERHGLKRVAIIDFDVHHGNGTEDIVAGDERILMCSFYQHPFYPPWEHSTAANLVNLPVPAYTKGMDVRELIDMMWLPRLHAHKPQMIFISAGFDAHREDDMGQMGLVENDYAWITERIKEVAKRHAQGRIVSVLEGGYNLGALARSVEVHLRVLAGV is encoded by the coding sequence ATGAGCCAGGCAACAGGTTATTTCACCCACAAGGATTGCTGGAGACATGAGATGGGCAACGGACACCCCGAATGCCCGGCCCGGCTCGATGCCATCGAGGACCGGTTGCTGATCACCGGGCTCGACACCGCGCTGGAGCGGCGCGAAGCCACCGCCGCTTCGCTGACCGATCTGGAACTGGCGCATGGTCGCATGCATCTGGCCGCGATCCGGGGCCTGAGCGACGGTCTTCGTGACGACATTGCCGCCGGCGGCCCCACACATGCGCAGATCGATCCCGACACGTCCATCAACATCCACTCCTGGGACGCGATCCTGATGGCGGCCGGTGCCGCCATCGATGCCACCGACGCGGTGCTGGCGGGCGAGATGGTCAACGCCTTCTGCGCGGTGCGTCCGCCCGGTCACCACGCGATGCGACACCAGGCCATGGGCTTCTGCTTCGTCAACAACGTGGCGGTCGCCGCCAAGTACGCGCTGGAGCGCCACGGCCTGAAACGGGTCGCGATCATCGACTTCGACGTGCACCACGGCAACGGCACGGAGGACATCGTGGCCGGCGACGAACGCATCCTCATGTGCAGCTTCTACCAGCACCCGTTCTACCCGCCTTGGGAGCACTCGACGGCGGCCAATCTCGTGAACCTGCCGGTGCCGGCCTACACCAAGGGCATGGACGTGCGCGAACTGATCGACATGATGTGGCTGCCCCGGCTGCATGCACACAAACCGCAGATGATCTTCATCAGCGCCGGCTTCGACGCTCATCGCGAGGACGACATGGGGCAGATGGGGCTGGTGGAGAACGACTACGCCTGGATCACCGAGCGCATCAAGGAAGTGGCGAAACGCCACGCCCAGGGGCGCATCGTGAGTGTCCTGGAAGGTGGCTACAACCTGGGTGCGCTGGCCCGCAGTGTGGAGGTGCATCTGCGGGTGCTGGCAGGGGTATGA
- a CDS encoding DUF58 domain-containing protein — protein MNTATLRPSVLPWRHPLRALRNRLQRWFHERMPRSDTLVLTQRNVYILPTRAGLMMAFTLLLLLVASINYQLNMGYLLTFLLAGSAVVGMHLCHGNLRGLTLHLTQPLPVHAGQAAALDIRLTSERKGARHGIGLGVTDPDHPGDAHLAWTDVPAQGSTQLQVAWATPRRGLHALPALTAVTLFPLGTFRVWTVWRPAAQVLVYPAPEAHPPPLPAGEPQPGHASSARHQSTGEFDGVRAYRRGDPQKTVVWKKAAQAFAAGRDDLVSRDTLSSQRQQLWLDHAHCGVTDLEARLSRLTAWVLMADRLGLDYGLRIPGREMAPDQGPSQRSRCLEALALV, from the coding sequence ATGAACACCGCAACCTTGCGACCTTCTGTCCTTCCATGGCGCCACCCGCTGCGCGCGCTGCGCAACCGCTTGCAGCGCTGGTTCCACGAGCGCATGCCGCGCTCGGACACGCTGGTCCTGACCCAGCGCAACGTCTACATCCTGCCGACGCGGGCGGGCCTGATGATGGCGTTCACGCTGCTCCTGCTGCTGGTCGCCAGCATCAACTACCAGCTCAACATGGGCTACCTGCTGACCTTTCTGCTGGCGGGCAGCGCGGTGGTGGGCATGCACCTGTGCCACGGCAACCTGCGCGGGCTGACCCTGCACCTGACACAGCCCCTGCCGGTGCACGCCGGCCAGGCCGCCGCGCTCGACATCCGCCTCACCAGCGAGCGCAAGGGCGCGCGCCACGGCATCGGTCTCGGCGTCACCGATCCCGACCACCCGGGCGACGCCCACCTCGCCTGGACCGATGTGCCGGCGCAGGGCAGCACCCAGCTGCAGGTGGCCTGGGCCACACCGCGCCGCGGCCTGCACGCCCTGCCGGCGCTCACGGCGGTCACGCTCTTTCCGCTCGGCACGTTCCGGGTCTGGACGGTCTGGCGCCCGGCCGCGCAGGTGCTGGTCTACCCGGCCCCCGAGGCGCACCCGCCACCGCTGCCCGCGGGCGAGCCGCAGCCCGGGCACGCCAGCAGTGCGCGCCATCAGTCCACCGGCGAGTTCGATGGCGTGCGCGCCTACCGCCGCGGCGATCCGCAGAAGACCGTGGTCTGGAAAAAGGCCGCGCAGGCCTTTGCGGCAGGCCGGGACGACCTCGTCAGCCGCGACACCCTGTCCAGCCAGCGCCAGCAGCTCTGGCTGGACCACGCTCACTGCGGCGTCACCGATCTGGAGGCCCGCCTGTCCCGCCTCACCGCCTGGGTGCTGATGGCCGACCGCCTGGGGCTGGACTACGGGCTGCGCATCCCCGGGCGCGAGATGGCACCCGACCAGGGGCCGTCGCAACGCTCGCGTTGTCTGGAGGCACTGGCGCTGGTATGA